The DNA segment ACGATCGGCGGCAGCGGCAAGAAAGTGCGCCGCCAGCAAGGGTATGTCTTCACGTCGTTCGGCAAGCGTCGGCAGACTCAGCGTGACCACATTGAGGCGGTAATACAGATCCTCGCGAAAGCGGCCCTCCCGCACTGCAACATCAAGATCGCGGTGCGTGGCAGAGACGACGCGCACATCCACCGCAACGGTCGACACTGACCCCACTGGCCTGACGGCTCGTTCCTGAAGTGCGCGCAGCAACTTGGCTTGCGCGGACAAAGGCATGTCGCCGATCTCATCCAGAAATAAGGTGCCCCCACGCGCCGCCTGAAACAGACCAGGGTGATCGTACGCTGCGCCGGTAAAGGCACCTTTGCGGTGTCCAAAGAGCTCCGATTCGATGAGATTTTCCGGGATAGCGCTACAGTTGACTGCCACGAAGGGGCCTTCGTGGCGACGACTGACGCGGTGAATGGCGTGCGCCAGCAGCTCCTTGCCAGTACCACTCTCGCCTCGAATCAGAATGCTCGCATCCGCACGAGCGGCCAGCTTTGCCTCCGCCAGAACGGCTTGCATCTCGGGACTGCGCGTGATGATCCCCGCGCTCCAGGCCGCCTCGACCTCGGTTTCCTCGGGGAACCCTCCACCGAGCTGAACCGCAGAGTCGATCTGAATCTGCAACTCACGATGATTGAAGGGCTTGGTGAGAAACCCGAATACACCGCGTCGTGTCGCCGCTACGGCATCCGGGATGTTGCCGTGTGCCGTCAAAATGATGACCGGCAAGCCCGTGTAGGCTCGCGCAATGGCGTCGAACAGACTCATCCCGTCCATCCCGTCCATACGCAGATCCGTAATCACCACCTGCGGCCGAAAAACCGGCAACTTGGATAACGCCTCGGCCCCACTCTGCGCGGTCTCCACGTCGTAACCGGCGACGTTGAGACGAAGTGAGAGCACGTGTAGTAAATCCGGCTCGTCGTCCACCAACAAAACGCGCGTCTTAATTGAGGTTTTGTAACTCACGATCCTTCACCTGGTTGAGCTGCGTTTCGATGCGGGTCAACGCCTTGAGCTTCTGGCGCAGCGTTTCTGCCTCCTGATTCGAGGCCGCGAGCGCCTTCTCCGTTGCCTGCCGTTGCTGTGTGAGCTGGCGCAGGATCATAGCCAGACCTCGATAAGGCGAATTTGCCTTGATCGTCATCGAACGGAGTAGACCCAAAGACCCATCTGGAGAGAGACAATCCGGAATGACCGTCGCCAGCATAGCCAATGTCATCCGCGAGTAGTCGCTTGGATAGGCGGCAAAGTGAGCCTTCGCCTGCTCACAAGCGGTTTGCTGTCGATCCAAGGGCAATCCGACCACTTCACCCGCGTAGTTCAACAGCGCCTTGATGCCCGCGGACGGCGTAGGTAACGGAGGTGGAGGCGGAATGTGTTTGGCTTGAACTGGCGGCTGTATTACCGGAGGTCGTGTAGGCGGCTGGCGGAGAAACGCCGGTATATGCGCACAGCCGGAAAGCGACAGGAACAGCAGGCTCGCCCACAGTCGCCAACGCCATGAGTGGTCGACATTCATTCCGCACCTTCCTCTCGTAAATCCGGCGGCAACTCGACCACAAACACGGCACCCTCCCCCTCACGCGGCACATCGAGACTCACGCGGCCACGGTGAGCCTGTACGTACTCCTGCACAATGGCAAGACCCAAGCCAGACCCTCTCACCAAACCTTCTTGTGGCGGCTTACCGCGATAAAAAGGTTCGAATAGATGCGCTCGATCTTCGCCGGCGATGCCCGGCCCCTCATCCACAAGACGCAATACCACCCAGCCTTCGGCCAGTGATACGGCAACATGCAAGGTCGACCCTCGAGGTGCGTATTTGATGGCATTGGACAACAGATTGTCGACTACCTGGCGCAATTTGGCCTCGTCTCCCCACATTGCCGCACGCGTCAAGTGGCGATCCACATGCAACCCCCGTCCCGCAATCGCAGGGGTCAACGACTTGATCGACTGGTCGATCAATTGCGATAAATCGAGCATTTTCAGGTTCAGGCTCGCGAACTGACCTTGCAGGCGACTGTACTGTAAGAGCTGTTCGATTCTTTCCTGCAGCTGCCGCCCGCTGGCTGCCAGTATGCGCATCAGGCTCGCCTGTTCCGCATTGAGCATACCCAGCACCTGCTCATCGAGTAGCGACACACCCTCCAGCAGGGTTGTCAGCGGTGTCTTGAGGTCGTGCGACATATCGCGCAGGAAGCGTTGCTTACCGGTATCAAGCTCTTGCAGTCGTCGACGCGTCCAATCCAGGCGCTCGCCCAGATATTTGATATCACGCGGTCCACTCACTGTGACGGGCTGATCGAATCGACCATCGCCCAAGTGGTGGATGGCATGGTCGATCTGCCGAACTGGACGGAGAATCAGACGACTGAGCACATAGGCAAGTGCGAAGGTCAGCGGCACCAACAATGCTGCACCCCAGACCAGAAGCTCCTGTAGCCAGCTGGCATGCGTACGCAGCGCATCCACGCGACGACTCACCATGCGACTACTGTCGATCCAGAGCTGATGCGCCTCCCGGCTCAAACGGTCGAAACCACCGAGTCCAACCTGAACGGCTGGCTTACTTTGCATCCCTTGCAAAAAACGATTGGCCAGCTGGCTCTCGCCGACCGACAGTCGCGCGATCTGCGACTGCAGCCCCCCCCCAGAGGTAGCGCCATCAGGCCGTGCACGGTATGGTCGAATTGCTGATGACTGGAACGGAACACCTGCAACAAGCCGGGATCGCCCACAACCAGATATTGCCGGGCACTACGCTCCATGGTCACCAGCTCCTCCATTAGCAGCAGGCTCCCCTGGGTAAGTTGTACCGCTTCATACACAATGTTCTCGCTCTGCCCGGCAATGCGATTGACCGCATAGGCCGCGCCCAACACCACCAGCAACAAGGGCAGCACCACGAGCGTGAAGCTCAGCAATACCAGTCCTCCCAACGAGTGCGGCGGCCAACGGCGCCAGCCGGTGCCGGAAACCCATTTAATTTTCATCGCGCCCGAAAAGCTCCCCGCTGGGAAGCGGTGCGGCAGGCGCCGTCAGACCGAAGTGAGACCAGGCGCGACGCCCTGCAACACGGCCGCGCGCCGTCCTCGTCAGGAAACCTTGCTGAATCAGATAGGGCTCGATTACGTCCTCGATGGTGCCTCGTTCGTCGCCGATGGCGGCCGCCAGGCTGTCCACCCCGACGGGCCCACCGTCGAAACGTTCCATCACCGCGAGCAACAGGCGCCGATCCATATGATCCAGACCGAAGCGATCGACGTTAAGCATGTCGAGCGCCCGTGCCGCCACCGCACTGGTGATCACGCCGTCGGCCTTGACCTGGGCATAGTCGCGCACGCGGCGTAGCAGGCGATTGGCGACGCGCGGCGTACCGCGCCCACGACGTGCGATCTCCTCAGCGCCTTCGGATTCGATGATCACACCGAGAATTCCCGCTGCCCGAGTCACGATGCGTGTCAAATCGGTCGTGTTGTAGAACTCCAAGCGCTGCACGATGCCGAAGCGATCACGTAATGGCGAGGTCAACAGACCCGCCCTTGTCGTCGCGCCGACGAGCGTGAACGGCGGTAGCTCCAGCTTGATCGAGCGGGCCGCCGGCCCCTCCCCGATCATGATGTCGAGCTGGAAATCCTCCATCGCTGGATACAGAATTTCCTCTACCACCGGACTTAAGCGATGAATTTCATCGACGAAGAGCACGTCGTTGGGCTCTAGATTGGTCAGCAAGGCGGCGAGATCACCCGCCTTTTCCAGTACCGGGCCGGAGGTTTGTCGCAGGCTGGCGCCCAGCTCGTTGGCAATGATATGCGCCAACGTAGTCTTGCCGAGGCCGGGCGGACCGAAGATCAGCGTATGGTCGAGCGCTTCGCCGCGCGCACGGGCGGCGTGAATGAACACCTCCATCTGTTCACGCACCACCGGCTGACCGACGTAGTCGGCAAGACGGCGCGGACGTATACCGCCGTCGACGTCGGTATCCACATCGTCAACCAGAATCTCGCCGCTCAGCAGACGTTCCTTGTCGGTCATCGTACTGCCGCTCGCAGGGCCAAGCGGATCATCGCCTCGGCATCGAGGTCGTCACCCGCCACGGTCGCGATCATGCGGCTTGCCTCCGGTGGGCGGTAACCCAGCGCGACCAAGGCGCTGACGGCTTCCTCCTCGGCGTCTGCTAAGCGAGCCGCGGCGGCGGGTACGATACTCGTCGAGGTGGCCACGGGTGTCGCCAAACGGTCACGCAGCTCGATGATCAGGCGCTCGGCGGTTTTCTTGCCGATGCCCGGCAGACGCGTCAGGCGCGCACTGTCACCCGCATGGATACAAGCCGTAAAGCTCACCGCATCCATACCGGAAAGAATGGCGAGCGCGACTCGCGCGCCCACGCCATTGACCTTGAGTAGCTCACGGAACAATGCGCGCTCGCCCTCGGCGGCAAAACCGAACAGCTGGTGCGCATCTTCACGAATATGCAGGTGCGTATACAACAGCACCTCCTCGCCGAGCCCGGGCAGGACGTAGAACGTGGACATCGGCGCCTCGACCTCGTAGCCCACGCCACAGACCTCGATCAGCAGTTGTGGCGGCTGCTTGTGGGCCAACACACCTCTCAGACGACCAATCACGCGCGCCTCCCGGACAGGTGTGGCAGGTGAATGCCGGTATGCGCGTGGCATAAGGCGATGGCCAGCGCATCGGCGGCATCGGCTTGTGGTCGAGTATCCATGCCCAGTAGAAGTCTGATCATGTGCTGCACCTGCGTCTTATCCGCCGCCCCCGTCCCCACGACGGCAAGTTTGACCTCGCGTGGCGCGTATTCGTACACCGGCAGGCCCGCGATGACACCCGCGCAAATCGCAGCGCCGCGCGCTTGTCCCAACTTCAGTGCGGATGCCGGATTGCGCGCCACGAAAACCTGCTCGACAACCAACATATCCGGTACGTGCGTCGCGACGATCTCGCTGACTTCGCGGAAAATGCGTCCCAATCGTTCGGCGAGCGTGCCCTCCGGCAGGCGGATACAGCCGCTGGCGAGGTGCCGACTGTGACGCCCATCGCTTTCGATCAGGCCGTACCCGGTGATTCGGGATCCGGGATCGATGCCAAGGATGAGCATCAGTCGGCGGCCATGCGTTCCAGCACTTCATCCGGGAAATCGGCGTTGGCGTAGACCGACTGCACGTCGTCAAGATCCTCCAGAGTCTCGATCAACCGGATCATGGTTTCGGCGGTTTCCACATCGATTGGCGTGAGGTTGTTCGGACGCATGGTCGCCTCGGCGTTGTCCGGTTCGAGTCCTGCCTCGCGCATTGCTGCCGCTACGTCCTCGTAGGCATCCGGGCGCGTCAACACCTCGATGCTACCGTCCGCATCAGTGATCACGTCCTCTGCGCCGGCTTCCAGCGCGACCTCCATCAGGCGATCCTCGTCCAATCCCGGCGGAAAATTCAGCACGCCTGTATGTGTAAACATGAATGCGACCGAACCATCCGTGCCTAGGTTGCCACCGGCCTTGGTAAAGGCGTGTCTAACCTCTGCAACGGTACGGTTACGGTTATCGGTCATGCAATCGACCATCACCGCCACGCCACTCGGGCCATAGCCCTCGTAACGCACCTCCTCGTAATTGTCACCATCGAGCTCGCCGGCGCCGCGCTTGCGGGCCCGCTCAACGGTGTCTTTGGGCATATTCGCCGCCAGCGCCTTGTCGATCGCGATGCGCAAGCGCGGATTTGCGCTCAGATCGTCTCCACCCATCCGCGCCGAGACCGTAATCTCGCGAATCAACTTGGTGAAAAGCTTGCCGCGCTTCTTGTCCTGCGCACCTTTGCGGTGCTGGATATTGGCCCACTTGCTATGCCCTGCCATACCGCCACCTCTTCAAGCGATTCAGATCGATGCAATGGCGGATTTTACCATGCCCCCGCATCGCCCAGCAGAAGGCACTCACGCTAAACCCTGGAAAAGCGTCCTTCACGCAAAAAATGACCCACAGAATCGGCCACATCCGTTCGAAACAGCAACGCGAAGTGCCCGCAGGACACCTCAAGGCGGTGCGTCACATACGAAGCTCGCGTCTCGCCCAGCGAAACCGTGCCATCGTGAGGTTTCGACAGCGGCCCGCCAAACAGGCGTCCGACACCCAGGCTATTGCCTGTCCCTGCGACCATGCCCAACTCGCGGCCGGCATGCCAGGCAGGCACGTCGCCTTGCAGGCCGCCGCCAAGACTGGCGCCGAGTATCAGATGACCCAACAGCGGCCAGTGGGCGACGCGTCTTGCCGCCTGACTGCCCGCCAATGGCGTGCCCAGAAACACCACGCGGCCCGGTCGCTGCAGCGGCGCCTGATCGAATAAATGTTGTACCACCAGCCCACCCAGAGAATGTGCCACGAAGTGCACTACTTCAGCGTCGATCTGATCGACGAAGGCGCGTAAGGCCTGAGCATTCGTGTGTGGACTATGCCTCACACTGGGATAGCGAAAGGCATGCACGACATAGCCACGACGCCTCAGACGCGTGCGCAACAGGTGCATTTCCAACCCCGTCATCCACAGACCGTGCAGCGTGACCACGACCTCACGCACGCCAGCCGCTCCCACGGCGAATCGCCTCGCGATTGGTCCACGAACGGATCAGGCGCAACGCATCGGCCTGCGGCAGCCAGCGATAACGCGCGTGTTCGCGCGGATTCAGTACGATGGCACGCGGCGCCGGCAGCGTGACGCGAAAGACATGCTCGATATTGCTGCGATTGCCTGGTGCGTAGCGCCTACGCCAGGGCATGATGATGGGGAAACGATGCGCGATCCCGGTATCCCGTATGGAAACATCACACAAACCGGTCTCCTCGCACAGTTCCCGCTTCGCCGCACGGCCAGGAGTCTCGCCTAACTCCAGGCTCCCGGTAACCGACTGCCAGAAACCGCGTGGCCGACGCCGCTCCATCAGGAGCACACGGCCATCCCGCACGGCGACGACCACCAGTACCGATTCAGGGCGCTTCCAGTTCATCCCGGTCGCCGCCCTGCGCGCTCAAACCTGTGGACGGCGCAATCGGATACCCAACTCCTGTAGCTGGCGCTCGTTGACTGGTGTCGGCGCGTCCGTCAACGGACAAGACGCCGTTTGAGTCTTAGGGAAGGCAATGACGTCGCGGATCGAGGCACTGCCAGTCATCAACATGACCAACCTATCCAGGCCAAAGGCAATGCCGGCATGCGGCGGGCAGCCGTAGCGTAGCGCATCCAGCAGGAAGCCGAACTTCTCGCGCGCCTCCTCATCACTGATACCGAGCAGACGGAAAACTGCCGCCTGCATCTCGGGGTCGTGAATACGCACGGAACCCCCACCCACCTCGGTACCGTTGAGCACCATGTCGTAGGCGCGGGAGAGCACCTCGCCCGGCGCAGCGCCGAGCGCCTCTGGCGCCGCGACGCGCGGCGCGGTGAAGGGATGATGCAGAGACACCCAACGTCCGCTCTTGTCGTCGTGCTCGAACATCGGGAAATCGACCACCCACAACGGCCGCCAGCCGTGCTCAACCAGGCCTCGGTCGTGCCCCAGACGTACGCGCAGGTTGCCGAGGGCGTCGTTGACCACCGCCGCCTTGTCGGCGCCGAAGAACAGCAAGTCACCATCCACTGGCGCGCAACGCTCGATAATGGCATCGATCACGGCATCGGGCAGGAACTTGAGAATCGGCGACTGCAGACCCTCGCGGCCGGAGGCCAGTGCGTTGACTTTAATGTAGGCCAGCCCCTTGGCGCCGAAGCGTGCTACATAGGCGGTGTAATCGTCGATCTCCTTACGCGACAGCGACCCACCACCGGGCAGCCGTAGTACCGCCACACGCCCGGCCGGATCGATGGCTGGCGCGGAAAACACCTTGAATTCGACCTCGCGCATCAAATCAGTGACATCGACCAGCTCCAGCGGGATGCGCAAATCGGGCTTGTCCGAGCCGAAACGGTGCATCGCCTCGGCGTAGGTCATGCGTGGAAAGGGCTCGGGCAGCGCCACTTCGAGTACCTGCGCGAACAGCTCGCGCACCATACCCTCCATCAGCGACATGACATCGTCCTCTTCCAGGAATGAGGTCTCGATGTCGAGCTGGGTGAATTCTGGCTGACGGTCGGCGCGCAGATCCTCGTCGCGGAAGCAACGCACGATTTGGTAGTAGCGATCGAGCCCGCTCATCATCAGCAGTTGTTTGAATAGCTGCGGCGACTGCGGCAGCGCGAAGAAGCTGCCGTTGTGCGTGCGGCTCGGCACCAGGTAATCGCGTGCGCCCTCAGGGGTCGCCTTGGTCAGCATCGGGGTCTCGACGTCGAGAAACTCCCGATCGTCCAGGAAGCGTCGCAGCGTCCGCGTAACCTGTGCGCGCAGCATCAAGCGCCGCTGCATCTCCGGACGGCGCAGGTCGATATAACGGTAGCGCAGCCGGGTTTCCTCGCCAACGTCATCTTCGTCCAACTGGAAGGGCGGCGTTTCAGCGGCGTTGAGTACCGTCAACTCCAGACCCAATAATTCGACCTGACCGGATGGAATGGATGGATTCTCGGTACCTTCTGGCCGCCGGCGTAACCGACCGCGCACCTGCAGCACATACTCGCTACGCACGCGCTCGGCCTGCGCGAAAACCTCCGGCAAGTCTGGATCGAAGACCACCTGCGCGAGCCCGCTACGGTCGCGCAAATCGATGAAGATCACCCCACCATGATCGCGACGACGATTGACCCAGCCGCACAACACCACTTCCTGATCGATCAGCGAAGTGTCCAAGGTCCCGCAGTAATGGCTACGCATGCTCACGTTCGGATGTCCCATCGGCAAAACAAAAAGCGCCGCCAGGCGGCGGCGCGGAGTCGCGCAATGTTAAGGCGAGACAGCAGGGCGCGCAACCGCAACGCCGACCGGCTCAAACCTCAGGGACTACCGTGCTTGTCGGGATTTCACGGGGCGCGACCACACCGAGGGACACAATTAGTTTGAGCGCCTCCTCCACCGTCATCGATAGTTCAATGACCTCCTCACGAGGCAACATCATGATGAAACCGGACGTGGGGTTCGGTGTGGTCGGCACAAAGACGGTAATCACCTCTGCCGCGGTCCGTTCCTGAATTTCACGGCTCGCATTACCCGTCTGGAAGGCAAGCGTCCAAATACCACGCCGCGGG comes from the Acidihalobacter yilgarnensis genome and includes:
- the nudB gene encoding dihydroneopterin triphosphate diphosphatase: MNWKRPESVLVVVAVRDGRVLLMERRRPRGFWQSVTGSLELGETPGRAAKRELCEETGLCDVSIRDTGIAHRFPIIMPWRRRYAPGNRSNIEHVFRVTLPAPRAIVLNPREHARYRWLPQADALRLIRSWTNREAIRRGSGWRA
- the aspS gene encoding aspartate--tRNA ligase; protein product: MRSHYCGTLDTSLIDQEVVLCGWVNRRRDHGGVIFIDLRDRSGLAQVVFDPDLPEVFAQAERVRSEYVLQVRGRLRRRPEGTENPSIPSGQVELLGLELTVLNAAETPPFQLDEDDVGEETRLRYRYIDLRRPEMQRRLMLRAQVTRTLRRFLDDREFLDVETPMLTKATPEGARDYLVPSRTHNGSFFALPQSPQLFKQLLMMSGLDRYYQIVRCFRDEDLRADRQPEFTQLDIETSFLEEDDVMSLMEGMVRELFAQVLEVALPEPFPRMTYAEAMHRFGSDKPDLRIPLELVDVTDLMREVEFKVFSAPAIDPAGRVAVLRLPGGGSLSRKEIDDYTAYVARFGAKGLAYIKVNALASGREGLQSPILKFLPDAVIDAIIERCAPVDGDLLFFGADKAAVVNDALGNLRVRLGHDRGLVEHGWRPLWVVDFPMFEHDDKSGRWVSLHHPFTAPRVAAPEALGAAPGEVLSRAYDMVLNGTEVGGGSVRIHDPEMQAAVFRLLGISDEEAREKFGFLLDALRYGCPPHAGIAFGLDRLVMLMTGSASIRDVIAFPKTQTASCPLTDAPTPVNERQLQELGIRLRRPQV
- a CDS encoding HAMP domain-containing sensor histidine kinase; this encodes MQSKPAVQVGLGGFDRLSREAHQLWIDSSRMVSRRVDALRTHASWLQELLVWGAALLVPLTFALAYVLSRLILRPVRQIDHAIHHLGDGRFDQPVTVSGPRDIKYLGERLDWTRRRLQELDTGKQRFLRDMSHDLKTPLTTLLEGVSLLDEQVLGMLNAEQASLMRILAASGRQLQERIEQLLQYSRLQGQFASLNLKMLDLSQLIDQSIKSLTPAIAGRGLHVDRHLTRAAMWGDEAKLRQVVDNLLSNAIKYAPRGSTLHVAVSLAEGWVVLRLVDEGPGIAGEDRAHLFEPFYRGKPPQEGLVRGSGLGLAIVQEYVQAHRGRVSLDVPREGEGAVFVVELPPDLREEGAE
- a CDS encoding esterase/lipase family protein, whose protein sequence is MREVVVTLHGLWMTGLEMHLLRTRLRRRGYVVHAFRYPSVRHSPHTNAQALRAFVDQIDAEVVHFVAHSLGGLVVQHLFDQAPLQRPGRVVFLGTPLAGSQAARRVAHWPLLGHLILGASLGGGLQGDVPAWHAGRELGMVAGTGNSLGVGRLFGGPLSKPHDGTVSLGETRASYVTHRLEVSCGHFALLFRTDVADSVGHFLREGRFSRV
- a CDS encoding YebC/PmpR family DNA-binding transcriptional regulator, yielding MAGHSKWANIQHRKGAQDKKRGKLFTKLIREITVSARMGGDDLSANPRLRIAIDKALAANMPKDTVERARKRGAGELDGDNYEEVRYEGYGPSGVAVMVDCMTDNRNRTVAEVRHAFTKAGGNLGTDGSVAFMFTHTGVLNFPPGLDEDRLMEVALEAGAEDVITDADGSIEVLTRPDAYEDVAAAMREAGLEPDNAEATMRPNNLTPIDVETAETMIRLIETLEDLDDVQSVYANADFPDEVLERMAAD
- a CDS encoding CHASE3 domain-containing protein, which codes for MKIKWVSGTGWRRWPPHSLGGLVLLSFTLVVLPLLLVVLGAAYAVNRIAGQSENIVYEAVQLTQGSLLLMEELVTMERSARQYLVVGDPGLLQVFRSSHQQFDHTVHGLMALPLGGGCSRRSRDCRSARASWPIVFCKGCKVSQPFRLDSVVSTV
- a CDS encoding sigma 54-interacting transcriptional regulator, which translates into the protein MSYKTSIKTRVLLVDDEPDLLHVLSLRLNVAGYDVETAQSGAEALSKLPVFRPQVVITDLRMDGMDGMSLFDAIARAYTGLPVIILTAHGNIPDAVAATRRGVFGFLTKPFNHRELQIQIDSAVQLGGGFPEETEVEAAWSAGIITRSPEMQAVLAEAKLAARADASILIRGESGTGKELLAHAIHRVSRRHEGPFVAVNCSAIPENLIESELFGHRKGAFTGAAYDHPGLFQAARGGTLFLDEIGDMPLSAQAKLLRALQERAVRPVGSVSTVAVDVRVVSATHRDLDVAVREGRFREDLYYRLNVVTLSLPTLAERREDIPLLAAHFLAAAADRAPQEVKGFSPDAMGRLVAYDWPGNVRQLHNVVERTIALTTTPLIPASQVEKALNEGPAEMPSLVETREQAEREYITRILTLTDGNVTAAAKLAKRNRTEFYKLLNRHHIDPALFKRT
- the ruvB gene encoding Holliday junction branch migration DNA helicase RuvB, whose protein sequence is MTDKERLLSGEILVDDVDTDVDGGIRPRRLADYVGQPVVREQMEVFIHAARARGEALDHTLIFGPPGLGKTTLAHIIANELGASLRQTSGPVLEKAGDLAALLTNLEPNDVLFVDEIHRLSPVVEEILYPAMEDFQLDIMIGEGPAARSIKLELPPFTLVGATTRAGLLTSPLRDRFGIVQRLEFYNTTDLTRIVTRAAGILGVIIESEGAEEIARRGRGTPRVANRLLRRVRDYAQVKADGVITSAVAARALDMLNVDRFGLDHMDRRLLLAVMERFDGGPVGVDSLAAAIGDERGTIEDVIEPYLIQQGFLTRTARGRVAGRRAWSHFGLTAPAAPLPSGELFGRDEN
- the ruvC gene encoding crossover junction endodeoxyribonuclease RuvC — protein: MMLILGIDPGSRITGYGLIESDGRHSRHLASGCIRLPEGTLAERLGRIFREVSEIVATHVPDMLVVEQVFVARNPASALKLGQARGAAICAGVIAGLPVYEYAPREVKLAVVGTGAADKTQVQHMIRLLLGMDTRPQADAADALAIALCHAHTGIHLPHLSGRRA
- the ruvA gene encoding Holliday junction branch migration protein RuvA, yielding MIGRLRGVLAHKQPPQLLIEVCGVGYEVEAPMSTFYVLPGLGEEVLLYTHLHIREDAHQLFGFAAEGERALFRELLKVNGVGARVALAILSGMDAVSFTACIHAGDSARLTRLPGIGKKTAERLIIELRDRLATPVATSTSIVPAAAARLADAEEEAVSALVALGYRPPEASRMIATVAGDDLDAEAMIRLALRAAVR